From a single Ornithodoros turicata isolate Travis chromosome 8, ASM3712646v1, whole genome shotgun sequence genomic region:
- the LOC135366885 gene encoding cuticle protein 16.8-like isoform X1: protein MMLQIGLLLSALAAFTHAGYVEQEVYAPQPYQFGYETQDEYGNRQSRHEQDAGNGVKTGSYGYRDAHGLYRQVQYVADAAGFRAWVKTNEPGTVNSAPAGVQIESDQSPAAVLTKAAAVHIPVHVPRVAPVAVVAPVASAPVHAFQASHPVYKAHHGDYAVRTSSLGHVQQAYSHQVPAFQRLAVAPASPTAVVQPLVAVQSASPLVATVPRVARRQLRKRRPKPAEFFKKSIVRKARVKVPPKQVVVVGASGAGVRTTTVLPVYKDK from the exons ATCGGCCTGCTGCTGTCAGCGCTTGCAGCATTTACCCACGCGGGATACGTGGAGCAAGAG GTGTACGCTCCCCAGCCGTACCAGTTCGGCTACGAAACGCAGGACGAATACGGCAACCGCCAGTCCCGCCACGAACAGGACGCTGGGAACGGCGTTAAGACCGGATCCTACGGCTACCGCGATGCGCACGGCTTGTACAGACAGGTTCAGTACGTCGCGGACGCAGCCGGTTTCAGAGCATGGGTGAAGACTAACGAACCAGGGACGGTGAACTCTGCTCCAGCTGGAGTCCAAATCGAATCCGATCAATCTCCGGCAGCTGTGCTCACGAAAGCAGCAGCGGTACACATCCCGGTGCACGTCCCTAGG GTAGCGCCAGTCGCTGTGGTAGCTCCTGTAGCTAGCGCTCCAGTTCACGCGTTTCAGGCGTCCCATCCAGTCTACAAGGCTCACCACGGGGACTACGCAGTAAGGACGTCTTCGTTAGGACACGTCCAGCAAGCTTACTCGCATCAG GTACCCGCGTTCCAGCGCTTGGCCGTCGCCCCTGCTTCACCTACAGCAGTCGTGCAGCCACTGGTAGCGGTTCAGTCGGCGTCACCCCTCGTCGCCACGGTTCCCCGCGTTGCTCGTCGCCAACTGAGGAAGCGCAGACCGAAGCCCGCCGAGTTCTTCAAGAAGTCCATCGTCCGCAAGGCACGAGTGAAGGTGCCTCCCAAGCAGGTCGTGGTAGTGGGAGCGAGTGGTGCCGGAGTCAGGACGACCACAGTGCTTCCTGTCTACAAGGACAAATAG
- the LOC135366885 gene encoding cuticle protein 16.8-like isoform X2 translates to MMLQIGLLLSALAAFTHAGYVEQEVYAPQPYQFGYETQDEYGNRQSRHEQDAGNGVKTGSYGYRDAHGLYRQVQYVADAAGFRAWVKTNEPGTVNSAPAGVQIESDQSPAAVLTKAAAVHIPVHVPRVPAFQRLAVAPASPTAVVQPLVAVQSASPLVATVPRVARRQLRKRRPKPAEFFKKSIVRKARVKVPPKQVVVVGASGAGVRTTTVLPVYKDK, encoded by the exons ATCGGCCTGCTGCTGTCAGCGCTTGCAGCATTTACCCACGCGGGATACGTGGAGCAAGAG GTGTACGCTCCCCAGCCGTACCAGTTCGGCTACGAAACGCAGGACGAATACGGCAACCGCCAGTCCCGCCACGAACAGGACGCTGGGAACGGCGTTAAGACCGGATCCTACGGCTACCGCGATGCGCACGGCTTGTACAGACAGGTTCAGTACGTCGCGGACGCAGCCGGTTTCAGAGCATGGGTGAAGACTAACGAACCAGGGACGGTGAACTCTGCTCCAGCTGGAGTCCAAATCGAATCCGATCAATCTCCGGCAGCTGTGCTCACGAAAGCAGCAGCGGTACACATCCCGGTGCACGTCCCTAGG GTACCCGCGTTCCAGCGCTTGGCCGTCGCCCCTGCTTCACCTACAGCAGTCGTGCAGCCACTGGTAGCGGTTCAGTCGGCGTCACCCCTCGTCGCCACGGTTCCCCGCGTTGCTCGTCGCCAACTGAGGAAGCGCAGACCGAAGCCCGCCGAGTTCTTCAAGAAGTCCATCGTCCGCAAGGCACGAGTGAAGGTGCCTCCCAAGCAGGTCGTGGTAGTGGGAGCGAGTGGTGCCGGAGTCAGGACGACCACAGTGCTTCCTGTCTACAAGGACAAATAG